CGGCTCGCGGCGCCGTTTTCACTTCGACCGGAGCTGTTTCTGTAGCGCCTGGCGTAAAGGTAGGGCCTGAGTCGGGAAGTTCTTTGGAAGAAAATATAGATACACTGTTAAAGACGATGGCCTGCCCCGGGTGCTACCTTGGTGAAGCCGACCTGCGCGGCGCCGAGCTGAAGGAGGCCAATCTGGAGGATGCCGACCTGAGGGGGGCAAATATGCATGGAGCCAACCTGCACATAGCCGACCTCGAGGGTGCCAACCTGAGCAAGGCAAACCTTAGCAATTGCAACCTGAGTGATGCCAACCTGAACGGGGCGAGCCTGAATGACGCCGACCTTACCGGTGCCAACCTGGGCTATGCCGACCTGGGTGGCGCAACCTTTACCGGTGCCAACCTGAGAGGTGCTGACCTGCAACATGCCAAGCTCCGGGATGCGGATTTTCGGGAAGTCAAGGGTCTTTCCGCCGAGCAGAAGAAGTACGTTGAGGAAAACGGCGCAATAGTGGAATAAGGCGTGTTATTACAGGGTCTGAGACGCGTACGGAAAGAATTAATGTATACTGCCCGGCTTTTTTCTTTTTGTGGCCCTGTGGGAGATTGCCCACCCGGGGGTACACTATGCCGTACATTATAATATAAT
The nucleotide sequence above comes from Candidatus Bathyanammoxibius amoris. Encoded proteins:
- a CDS encoding pentapeptide repeat-containing protein, which translates into the protein MPPHPAYGYSEADLKKVKETDLCPRCDLSGADLSGEILTIADLHDANLSGANLHDAWLGDVWLSGADLTGADLTGANMEAADLSGADLSGADLTGAILSSADLTGAVLTKARLNDTNLQGADLGGADFSGADLTNAYLKPHNVKGANFTGAKGLSAKQVEDLTARGAVFTSTGAVSVAPGVKVGPESGSSLEENIDTLLKTMACPGCYLGEADLRGAELKEANLEDADLRGANMHGANLHIADLEGANLSKANLSNCNLSDANLNGASLNDADLTGANLGYADLGGATFTGANLRGADLQHAKLRDADFREVKGLSAEQKKYVEENGAIVE